In Engystomops pustulosus unplaced genomic scaffold, aEngPut4.maternal MAT_SCAFFOLD_165, whole genome shotgun sequence, one DNA window encodes the following:
- the LOC140108663 gene encoding sterile alpha motif domain-containing protein 9-like isoform X3, which translates to MTDYKSRPLVDWTEDHVREWLRSIRIKTEYIEKLFDEEVTGPVLQKISDDFLKGLGMKQGQIQLLIEERNDLVRKQKAAPPPPRDKRKPIKPPMPEASASDDVGDQAKQTSGTTVQPAEPEIEKKRLPAKESSSIATSQRDDQNVASPCETDKYRDMQELGSKFRPFDNEVGDFKYVRGHVLPPESGVEDLITPCHEFKSLVTASGLDRIKLQAKFASEVIKFASACLNVRTNGTIHFGVMDSKEDKQWRHGQIMGIPVKEPDVYVDALDYIEKSFHVEHEAARLCIRTPKFIEVVGKDSKDQRFVVEVDVVPDSHLVKDRVFQVTLPKYNEKSNKVSYEKKTYYRRIGAKSEPVPEDDVVRFIQKLNSLDEARKKAEQNVTCDGSSLEDLGRKISVLLTDGKKYMSDSLRYILVTNRCTESQRMHINFLTRMNVLCVLDFDPNSDLSGLCSKYKEHHAINNHSLKSYANEDRVSTGDLKKNLSLFNQTSWVFCNGRSSYRGEDEPCDESTWVRTKKKLLKKAITFICDEILPKGYFIVVFLLLSAPEKPIIDTFHEFYTELNGMEYILCIAENKEDYERWANQAKASCKMETLNQRSIVGMQLSHIDATVQSLLPQSSSIRQLSVSTKGVCTLTTPDEERMHSLQVLCTNECDNTNLEDLSKEQIEEIETTFYRGGKVTWKHFWLAEQGKCEAFIEREACTDVQRILNDILNGNRVRLPVTRIKIVHQPGSGGSTVARQILWKKRRELRCAVMKSSFPVMTVCQHAVNLREYEEKDIHLCLPVLLLIEDCDDEYIDDLRDELTKVMVSKRIAPAKLCFILLSCKRANAPENLLRFSALETVTITHKLRKEEKMKFTTKAEKLKKKFSPESIITFILMSQQFVEEYVTNFVHNVMADIDHSSNVTRLIRYVALLNCYVQNSYISVSHCEAFMGLDAHTPDQSALREYNFNNCLSEQAKLIFIKRVDPITCITCIHIIHPHVAKEILKQLPDNPQSQIAMSLLQEDVLFRHRFGRDEFLGFVRDLISRRRKISRGDSVDTFLSPLIEQICETENNQEKAINLLKVAYERFDKDPFLAQQLARLHYKYKKFDAAIHWAETAKSQLPNDSFILDTEGQVYKNLFSFLLEKSNNVVPLEEVPVFIEHALKAMQCFQAAQRAAKGETETMNNAGYFGEVEVGCRLLKLLSTLEIFPQNENDKSHELLRYLLSDYIPEVIKKPWAKFHMRLKGLHRNIFNALEWISEDLSYFQTDKIDDNEEKRKGEEQVYSPRTWLLHKIKVFSKFFRSQLLPSSDDNEDEEVKNSINKLIQKMNIYGLGGGSTSTILSLLPDHKKLSNIVDLYTRCSADLDDIDLISYIMSHIALACVAPNSTKLLTFQDLRERSKRYQNPRKSFPASAYLLLMLLYWKDDIIDREPDAKKDQILSSALQNARRLHQNRIKDVPVRKKRSNVLFFLGHGHGLYKLLHRSKVEKQMEGPVNEWRLKLDDGEVSRLESGQKLLRTVPGFAENGKIYATGHCKKEKIEIVPINNSSVPYGNENVTFYLGFTYAGLVAYNIKVQD; encoded by the coding sequence ATTACAAATCACGACCTCTGGTTGACTGGACAGAAGATCATGTCCGAGAATGGTTGCGCTCCATACGTATCAAGACAGAATACATTGAGAAACTATTTGATGAAGAAGTAACTGGACCAGTTCTGCAAAAAATTAGCGATGATTTTCTTAAAGGCCTCGGTATGAAACAAGGACAAATTCAGCTTCTTATAGAAGAAAGAAATGACTTAGTGAGGAAACAGAAAGCCGCCCCGCCCCCCCCAAGAGACAAGAGAAAACCAATAAAGCCACCAATGCCCGAAGCCTCAGCAAGTGATGATGTAGGAGATCAAGCGAAACAGACATCAGGAACCACTGTCCAACCTGCTGAGCCCGAAATTGAGAAGAAGCGGCTACCTGCAAAGGAATCATCGTCCATAGCTACAAGCCAAAGAGATGATCAAAATGTGGCAAGTCCATGTGAGACAGACAAATATAGAGACATGCAAGAGTTAGGGTCAAAATTTAGACCATTTGATAATGAAGTAGGAGACTTCAAGTACGTAAGAGGCCATGTCCTTCCTCCAGAATCTGGAGTAGAAGACCTCATCACACCATGTCATGAGTTCAAGTCCCTGGTTACTGCCTCTGGACTGGACCGCATCAAACTTCAGGCTAAATTTGCTTCGGAGGTGATCAAGTTTGCCTCCGCTTGTCTGAACGTGAGGACTAATGGTACAATACATTTCGGGGTGATGGATAGTAAGGAAGATAAACAGTGGAGACATGGACAAATAATGGGGATCCCAGTGAAGGAGCCGGATGTGTACGTTGATGCACTGGACTATATTGAGAAAAGTTTCCATGTAGAACATGAGGCGGCCAGACTTTGTATTCGAACACCCAAATTCATTGAGGTTGTAGGTAAAGATTCCAAAGATCAGCGCTTTGTGGTGGAGGTAGATGTTGTACCTGACTCACATTTAGTTAAAGATCGGGTTTTTCAAGTAACTTTACCAAAGTATAATGAGAAAAGCAACAAAGTAAGTTATGAGAAGAAAACGTATTACCGCAGAATTGGTGCAAAATCTGAGCCGGTGCCTGAAGACGACGTGGTGAGGTTTATCCAGAAATTGAATAGTTTGGATGAAGCAAGAAAAAAGGCGGAACAAAATGTCACCTGCGATGGGTCCAGCTTGGAAGATTTAGGAAGAAAAATCTCCGTTCTGCTGACTGATGGTAAAAAGTACATGAGTGATTCTCTCCGGTATATACTGGTGACTAATCGCTGCACCGAGAGCCAGCGCATGCACATCAACTTTCTAACGCGCATGAACGTTTTGTGTGTTCTCGACTTTGATCCAAACTCAGACCTTAGTGGCCTGTGCTCCAAGTATAAGGAGCACCACGCAATAAACAACCATTCCTTGAAGAGCTATGCCAATGAGGACCGGGTGAGCACAGGAGACCTGAAAAAGAATCTCTCCCTCTTCAACCAAACCAGCTGGGTCTTCTGTAATGGCCGCAGCAGTTACCGCGGAGAGGATGAGCCCTGCGATGAGAGCACCTGGGTCCGAACAAAGAAGAAGCTTTTAAAAAAGGCCATCACCTTCATATGTGATGAGATTCTGCCCAAGGGATACTTCATTGTTGTCTTTCTGTTGCTTTCTGCTCCAGAGAAACCAATTATTGACACTTTTCACGAATTCTACACAGAATTAAATGGCATGGAGTATATTCTATGCATTGCAGAGAACAAAGAAGACTATGAAAGGTGGGCCAACCAGGCAAAGGCCTCCTGCAAAATGGAGACCCTAAATCAGAGGAGCATTGTGGGAATGCAGCTCAGTCACATTGATGCAACTGTGCAAAGCCTCCTACCACAGTCGTCTTCCATCAGGCAGCTTTCTGTTTCCACCAAGGGAGTGTGTACTCTCACCACCCCGGATGAAGAGAGAATGCATTCCCTTCAAGTTCTATGCACCAACGAATGCGACAACACAAACCTGGAAGATCTGAGTAAGGAGCAAATCGAAGAGATAGAAACTACATTCTACCGAGGTGGGAAGGTGACCTGGAAGCACTTCTGGCTGGCGGAGCAAGGGAAGTGTGAAGCCTTTATCGAGCGGGAGGCTTGCACAGATGTCCAGCGCATTTTAAATGATATTCTAAATGGAAACCGTGTGAGACTTCCCGTCACAAGGATAAAAATTGTCCACCAACCAGGCAGTGGTGGGAGTACAGTCGCACGCCAGATTCTTTGGAAGAAACGTAGAGAGTTAAGATGTGCGGTGATGAAATCCTCGTTTCCAGTCATGACCGTGTGTCAGCATGCTGTGAACTTGAGGGAGTATGAAGAGAAAGACATCCACCTCTGTCTCCCGGTCCTGCTGCTTATTGAAGACTGTGATGACGAGTACATTGATGACTTGAGGGATGAGTTAACCAAAGTTATGGTCTCCAAGAGGATTGCACCTGCAAAACTTTGCTTCATCCTTCTAAGCTGCAAAAGAGCAAATGCCCCAGAAAATCTCTTGAGGTTTTCTGCCTTGGAGACTGTAACAATTACTCACAAACTGCGTAAGGAGGAAAAAATGAAGTTCACCACAAAAGCAGAGAAACTTAAGAAGAAGTTTTCTCCCGAGTCGATCATAACGTTCATTCTAATGAGTCAACAGTTTGTAGAAGAATATGTGACGAACTTTGTGCATAACGTTATGGCTGACATTGACCACTCGTCCAATGTGACGCGTCTCATAAGATACGTGGCCTTACTCAACTGCTACGTCCAGAATTCTTACATCTCTGTGTCCCACTGTGAGGCCTTCATGGGTCTGGATGCTCATACACCAGATCAGAGTGCACTAAGGGAATACAATTTCAATAACTGTCTCAGTGAACAAGCGAAGCTTATTTTCATTAAAAGAGTTGATCCAATAACTTGTATAACTTGTATTCATATCATACATCCGCATGTGGCAAAGGAAATCTTAAAACAGCTCCCGGACAATCCGCAAAGTCAAATTGCTATGTCTCTACTACAGGAGGACGTCCTCTTCCGGCACCGGTTCGGTAGAGACGAGTTTCTTGGATTTGTCAGAGATTTGATTTCTCGGCGACGTAAAATTAGCAGGGGAGACAGTGTCGATACCTTCCTATCGCCTCTTATTGAGCAGATATGTGAAACGGAGAACAACCAAGAAAAAGCAATCAACCTATTAAAAGTTGCCTATGAGCGATTTGATAAAGATCCCTTCCTGGCCCAGCAGCTGGCCCGACTGCAttataaatataagaagtttGATGCGGCCATACACTGGGCAGAGACGGCCAAGTCCCAGCTCCCTAACGACTCCTTCATTCTGGACACGGAAGGACAAGTCTATAAAAACCTCTTCAGTTTTTTGCTTGAAAAAAGTAATAATGTTGTTCCACTTGAGGAGGTCCCGGTGTTTATTGAACATGCTCTGAAAGCCATGCAGTGTTTCCAAGCAGCACAACGAGCGGCCAAGGGTGAAACCGAGACCATGAACAATGCCGGATATTTCGGTGAAGTGGAAGTCGGTTGTCGTTTGTTAAAGTTGTTGTCAACGCTTGAGATTTTCCCTCAGAATGAAAATGATAAAAGCCACGAACTCCTGCGTTACCTCTTAAGCGATTATATTCCTGAAGTCATCAAAAAGCCCTGGGCCAAGTTTCACATGCGCCTAAAAGGTCTCCACCGAAATATCTTCAATGCACTGGAGTGGATATCCGAGGACCTGAGCTACTTCCAAACCGATAAAATCGATGACAACGAAGAGAAGCGCAAGGGGGAAGAACAAGTCTACTCCCCTCGAACATGGCTGCTGCATAAGATTAAGGTATTCTCAAAGTTTTTTAGGTCACAACTTTTGCCTTCGAGTGATGACAATGAAGACGAAGAAGTAAAAAATTCTATTAATAAACTGATTCAAAAGATGAACATTTATGGACTGGGAGGTGGAAGCACCTCAACAATCCTCTCTCTTCTTCCTGATCACAAAAAACTGTCAAATATAGTCGATCTTTACACAAGATGCTCGGCGGACTTGGATGATATTGACCTGATTAGTTACATAATGAGCCACATCGCACTGGCCTGCGTAGCCCCCAACTCCACCAAACTTCTAACTTTTCAGGACTTACGGGAACGAAGCAAAAGATATCAAAACCCGCGAAAGTCCTTTCCTGCAAGCGCATATCTACTGCTCATGCTCCTCTACTGGAAAGATGACATCATAGACAGGGAGCCCGATGCTAAAAAAGACCAGATTCTCAGCTCGGCTCTCCAGAACGCACGCCGCTTGCATCAAAACAGGATAAAGGACGTCCCTGTCCGCAAAAAACGAAGCAACGTCCTCTTTTTCTTAGGGCACGGTCATGGCCTTTATAAATTGCTACATAGAAGCAAAGTGGAGAAGCAGATGGAAGGGCCCGTGAATGAGTGGAGGTTAAAGTTGGATGATGGGGAGGTGAGTAGATTAGAGAGCGGGCAGAAGCTCCTGAGAACCGTGCCGGGTTTTGCTGAGAATGGGAAGATTTATGCGACGGGACACTGCAAGAAAGAAAAGATTGAGATTGTCCCCATTAATAACTCATCGGTGCCTTACGGGAATGAGAATGTGACATTTTATCTGGGATTCACGTATGCAGGACTTGTGGCCTACAATATCAAGGTGCAGGACTGA